One part of the uncultured Bacteroides sp. genome encodes these proteins:
- a CDS encoding universal stress protein encodes MGAREIKKVLIAIDYDKSAEVVAQAGYNMAKAMNAEITLLHVLYEHPNYYVGSPAVFEFRIQYIENFKVTLQKFLDETKKRLGDESINTIIKEGQIAQTVLETAKEINADIIVLGTHGRNWLDSIIMGNDAKAILKRTMVPLFVVPIKMKEEEL; translated from the coding sequence ATGGGAGCAAGGGAAATAAAAAAAGTATTGATAGCCATTGATTACGACAAAAGCGCCGAGGTAGTGGCCCAAGCTGGCTATAACATGGCTAAGGCAATGAATGCCGAGATTACGTTATTACACGTACTATACGAACATCCTAATTACTATGTAGGAAGTCCTGCTGTTTTCGAATTCAGAATTCAATATATTGAAAACTTTAAAGTTACCTTGCAGAAATTTCTGGATGAAACAAAAAAGCGTCTTGGCGACGAATCAATTAATACGATAATTAAGGAAGGGCAGATAGCCCAAACCGTACTGGAAACTGCAAAAGAAATTAATGCCGACATTATTGTTTTAGGAACTCACGGCAGAAACTGGCTGGATAGTATTATTATGGGAAATGATGCGAAAGCTATTTTAAAAAGAACTATGGTTCCTCTTTTTGTTGTTCCTATTAAAATGAAGGAAGAGGAACTTTAA
- a CDS encoding metallophosphoesterase, which produces MKKKQLILSYLFMAMLMSIMILTSCDSDKIVSTVNPFDETTESGGVLTRDKVVVISDVHLGNDTTYSECVKHLPLLRKFLTQVRGSKTIKELVIAGDMLDEWYIPSRTDTYNGGTQKDFVRKIAQSNKIVVDELNNIIQDKKIKVTYVPGNHDLLITAENVNEIFPGINQARDEGKLGLGTYHPEDFPQIAIEHSHRYDFFCAPDPYSKQNEPVGSILPPGYFFTRIAVNSVTNYPAASEIIQPRTVNPSSASDSEQVNNYIYYNCWKKVLSTLIPVKDNYDEKIIVTNIGNLKEPYSINDVLPYNTQDGKIDMNLFSGSCSQQAWEKRLAYNNVPKMTNAEDAIPGSLKTSFLDEQANTQYFKNSNSNVRIVIFGHTHIPMVTSSTNTKNEACIYANSGTWTDEKVKAGQPAVNQKKKNMDFVVIERQHNNKSMVDVELFNFHNGVNNSVLIKSIKM; this is translated from the coding sequence ATGAAAAAGAAACAATTGATTCTGTCGTATCTATTTATGGCGATGTTAATGTCGATAATGATATTAACGTCATGTGACAGTGATAAGATAGTTTCAACTGTAAATCCATTCGATGAAACTACGGAAAGTGGAGGTGTCTTGACACGAGACAAAGTTGTTGTTATTAGCGATGTTCATCTTGGTAATGACACTACTTACTCTGAATGTGTAAAGCATTTGCCTTTATTGAGGAAATTCCTTACACAGGTACGTGGCTCAAAAACTATAAAGGAATTAGTTATTGCCGGTGATATGCTCGACGAATGGTATATTCCTTCACGAACAGATACTTACAATGGTGGTACTCAAAAGGACTTTGTGAGAAAAATAGCTCAATCCAACAAAATTGTTGTAGACGAACTGAATAATATTATTCAGGATAAAAAAATAAAGGTTACTTACGTACCAGGTAATCATGATTTGCTTATCACTGCAGAAAATGTAAATGAAATTTTTCCAGGTATCAATCAGGCCCGTGATGAAGGAAAACTAGGATTAGGTACGTATCATCCGGAAGATTTTCCTCAGATAGCTATTGAACATAGTCACCGTTACGATTTCTTTTGTGCTCCTGATCCATATAGCAAACAAAATGAGCCTGTAGGATCTATTCTTCCTCCGGGATATTTCTTCACTCGTATTGCAGTGAATTCGGTAACAAACTATCCTGCAGCTTCAGAGATTATTCAACCTAGAACTGTGAATCCCAGCTCTGCTTCGGATAGCGAACAGGTAAATAACTATATCTATTATAATTGTTGGAAAAAAGTACTCTCAACTCTTATTCCTGTAAAAGATAATTATGATGAAAAAATTATCGTAACAAATATTGGAAATCTTAAAGAGCCATATTCTATAAACGATGTTCTGCCTTACAATACACAAGATGGCAAGATTGATATGAACCTCTTTAGTGGAAGTTGTAGTCAGCAAGCATGGGAGAAACGTTTGGCATACAACAATGTTCCTAAGATGACAAATGCAGAAGATGCCATACCTGGTAGTTTAAAGACATCATTTCTTGATGAACAAGCAAATACGCAGTATTTCAAAAATAGTAATTCGAATGTGCGAATCGTTATCTTTGGCCATACACATATACCAATGGTGACATCATCTACCAACACAAAAAATGAGGCTTGTATTTATGCTAATTCAGGTACATGGACAGATGAAAAAGTAAAGGCCGGTCAGCCTGCAGTTAATCAGAAAAAGAAAAATATGGATTTCGTTGTCATTGAACGACAACATAATAATAAATCAATGGTTGATGTGGAATTGTTCAACTTCCATAATGGTGTTAATAATTCAGTGCTGATAAAATCAATCAAGATGTAA
- a CDS encoding C45 family peptidase: MKKKAVILLLLIFIFPVFAQGQTGKQLNGEQKTWLSKANRHEKNGWTYLHIEGTPRERGFQHGYLMAKDIKESLRVLSEVWYYQSAIEWQWLVQEAGKMFTPKVDPENLEEIDGIVEGMKVAGVTATRDEIVTLNGNAEIIGYWWPTIKDSIAPNSPTPVKESCSSFIATGSMTVDGDIVLGHNTMCPYFIPQFNIILDILPQKGNRILMQSMAGYIHSGTDFFVTAAGLVGSETTIAAFFPFDKNGIPEFSRMRHATQYASSIDEWCEMMKKGNNGGYANAWLIGDIKTNEIARLELGLKYIGFEKKKDGYFVGSNVPEDLRILRFETKLGSETNIKNICISRRVRWKQLMKEYKGQIDLEHAKMFESDHFDTYLNKVNSGERALCPHFDLDSEGQAPGIGEPFFPAGAIDGKVINSKMAKEMSFFARWGNACGTPFNAKLFLEKHPQYEWMTGVLKDRPTQPWTIFKAGESK; encoded by the coding sequence ATGAAAAAGAAAGCTGTTATTCTTCTATTATTGATTTTTATTTTTCCGGTTTTTGCCCAGGGACAGACTGGCAAACAACTTAACGGAGAACAAAAAACGTGGCTATCAAAAGCAAATAGACACGAAAAGAATGGATGGACATATCTTCATATCGAAGGAACTCCCAGGGAACGCGGTTTCCAGCATGGATATCTAATGGCTAAAGATATAAAGGAATCTCTCAGGGTACTAAGTGAAGTATGGTATTATCAAAGTGCTATTGAATGGCAATGGCTGGTTCAGGAAGCCGGGAAAATGTTTACACCCAAAGTAGATCCTGAAAATTTAGAAGAAATAGATGGAATTGTTGAAGGAATGAAAGTTGCAGGAGTTACAGCTACCCGGGATGAAATTGTAACTCTCAATGGTAATGCTGAAATTATAGGATATTGGTGGCCTACTATAAAAGATTCTATAGCTCCAAATTCCCCCACTCCCGTTAAAGAATCATGTAGCTCGTTTATTGCAACAGGCAGTATGACTGTAGATGGAGACATTGTTCTTGGACACAACACGATGTGTCCGTATTTCATTCCTCAGTTCAATATAATTTTAGATATTCTTCCTCAGAAAGGTAATAGAATATTAATGCAATCAATGGCAGGATATATTCATAGCGGAACAGATTTTTTTGTTACTGCTGCAGGACTAGTTGGTTCGGAAACAACTATTGCAGCTTTCTTTCCTTTCGACAAAAATGGTATTCCTGAATTCTCACGAATGAGACATGCTACACAATATGCATCCTCCATTGATGAATGGTGTGAAATGATGAAAAAAGGAAATAATGGAGGCTATGCAAATGCCTGGCTTATCGGAGATATCAAGACTAATGAAATTGCAAGGCTGGAACTTGGTTTAAAATATATTGGATTTGAGAAGAAGAAAGATGGATATTTTGTAGGTTCCAATGTTCCTGAAGATTTAAGAATTTTGCGATTTGAAACTAAATTGGGTAGCGAAACAAACATTAAGAACATTTGTATTTCTCGCCGTGTTCGATGGAAACAGTTAATGAAGGAATATAAGGGGCAAATAGATTTGGAACATGCTAAAATGTTCGAATCAGATCACTTTGACACTTACTTAAACAAGGTAAATTCTGGTGAAAGAGCTTTGTGCCCACACTTTGACCTTGATTCTGAAGGTCAGGCACCTGGTATAGGTGAACCTTTTTTCCCAGCTGGCGCTATCGATGGAAAAGTTATTAATTCAAAAATGGCCAAAGAAATGTCGTTTTTCGCTAGATGGGGCAATGCATGTGGAACTCCATTCAATGCAAAGCTCTTTTTAGAGAAACATCCGCAGTACGAATGGATGACTGGGGTATTAAAAGATCGTCCCACTCAACCCTGGACTATTTTTAAAGCTGGAGAGAGCAAATAA
- a CDS encoding energy transducer TonB, whose amino-acid sequence MKKTTFLLLIFFIMSISFFTSIKSFSNVPNRFVQVDDTIHQRNRIAKKRSVTEVFPQFPGGADALRKYIKDNLIFPEESAKNNVHGKVEINSVVTKTGAIEKVIVMTSLDKYCDAEAVRLIKNMPKWIPGKVNGVPTDLHRVIAVDFIKDTNTRVATTSDFRSITTCGGIDSQNSEIIFTVVEQMPQFPGGEVAMNEFIKKNLKYPELSKKDKTSGRVYVRFVVSKEGQLCDAQIIRSLDAYCDKEALRVIRSMPVWIPGKQNGVNVPVYYIVPLSFTLPLQ is encoded by the coding sequence ATGAAAAAGACAACCTTTCTATTGCTTATATTCTTTATAATGAGCATTTCATTTTTTACAAGTATAAAATCCTTCTCAAATGTTCCAAATAGATTTGTTCAGGTTGATGATACTATACATCAACGAAATAGAATAGCTAAAAAGCGTTCTGTAACAGAAGTCTTTCCGCAATTCCCGGGAGGAGCCGATGCATTACGAAAATACATAAAAGACAATCTGATATTCCCTGAAGAGTCTGCGAAAAATAATGTACATGGAAAAGTAGAAATAAATAGTGTTGTAACCAAGACTGGAGCAATAGAGAAAGTTATTGTAATGACTTCTCTTGATAAATATTGTGATGCAGAGGCTGTTCGCCTGATAAAGAATATGCCGAAATGGATTCCCGGAAAGGTAAATGGAGTGCCTACGGATTTGCATCGTGTAATTGCTGTTGATTTTATAAAAGACACGAATACAAGGGTAGCTACAACTTCAGATTTTCGATCAATTACTACATGCGGTGGGATAGATAGTCAGAATTCAGAAATAATTTTTACTGTTGTGGAACAAATGCCCCAATTTCCTGGGGGAGAAGTGGCTATGAATGAATTTATAAAGAAGAACTTGAAATATCCGGAGTTATCAAAGAAAGACAAAACATCTGGTAGGGTTTATGTCCGGTTTGTTGTTTCTAAAGAAGGACAATTGTGTGATGCTCAAATAATACGTTCTTTAGACGCTTATTGTGATAAAGAAGCTCTTAGAGTGATTAGGAGTATGCCCGTCTGGATTCCTGGTAAGCAAAATGGGGTAAATGTTCCTGTCTATTATATTGTTCCGCTTAGTTTTACTTTGCCTTTACAGTGA